The Oscillatoria sp. FACHB-1407 sequence ATCTACATACCGTTTTAGCAACCGATGGCTCACAAATTGCCCCCAGTCATCACGAAATTGCCTACTGTTATCTGATTAACGTGGGGCGAGTAGCATTGCACTATGGGCAAAACCGCCATCCCCTGCTGGATAGCCTGCCAGAGGTGTTTTACCGTCCTGAAGACCTGTACCAATCGCGGCAGTGGGGCATTCGCACAGAGGAGTGGATGGGCTATTGCCGCACGGTGTCTGAAGCGACGGCATTGGCAGAGTTGGCGGAAGAGAAGAATGGCGGGGACGCGATTAATCAAAATGGCGGGGACGCGATTAATCAAAATGGCGGGGACGCGATTAATCAAAATGGCGGGGACGCGATTAATCAAAATGGCGGGGACGCGATTAATCGCGTCCCCGCATTGAGGGAACAACCCACATTGGCGATGGTAGATGGGTCGCTGATTCACTGGTTTTTAGAGCCATTGCCTCTGGAAGCCCGCGATCGCATCCTTCCCCCAATTCTGGAGGCATGGCAACGGTTGCAACGGTTGCGCATTCCATTGGTGGGCTATCTCAGCGCGGCTCGTAGCGGGGAGTCGCTAAACTTTTTAAGACTTCAGACCTGTCCCTATGAGGCTCCCGATTGCCAGAGCCACTGCCCCGGTCAGACCGAACAGGCTCCCTGTCAGGTGTTTGCCCCCTTACGCGATACGGCATTGTGGTCGCTAGTGCTGGAACCCGGACAGCGAGGGGCATTGTGGCGCAGTTCTGCCAAGATTTTGGAGTGGTATGGCGACCAAACAATTTACTTTTGCTATGTGAATGTGGGAGCAGAGATTGCACGAGTTGAGTTTCCGGCATGGGTCGCTGAGGATGCTGATCTGCTTGAAACCGCCCTTAGTCTCACCCTGACTCAAGTGCAAAAGGGTTATGGCTATCCCGTAGCGTTAGCAGAGGCGCACAATCAAGCCGTTGTCCGAGGGGGCGATCGCGCTCGGTTTTTTGCGCTCCTCGAACGAGAAATGATCCGGGCTGGGTTGCAAAACATCGGTACGTCTTACAAAGAAGCCCGCAAGCGAGGAAGCATTGCATAAGGAAGGATAAAGGATGAAGGATGAAGGATAAAGGATGAAGGATGAAGGATAAAGAAGAAGGATGAAGGATAAAGGATGAAGGATGAAGGATAAAGAAGAAGGATAAAGAAGAAGGAAGAAGGAAAAACGAAAAAGGAAGAAGGAAAAGTGAGACTTAGATCCCTGGCTGCTCTCTCAGCTAAAAGCATGACCTATGCCACTACCATCAGAAGCCGGGAATCTGAGTCAACAGATATCCACTCCCCACTCCCCACTCCCCACTCCCCACTCCCACCCCCAATTGGTGAGCTTGTCGAACTACTCCCCATACCCTGTTTCTGATGTTAAAACTGGCTTAGTTTCAGGTTCATGACTCATGCGATCGCCACTCTCCCACTTCCATCGCTTCACTCCCGCTTTTTTGCTATCCCTGGCTTTAGTGCCAATCGTCTCCGCTGCATCGTGGGGTTATGAAACACGAGGGCAGATGCAGTGGCGATCGCACTCTTCACCTTTGCAGGAGCATTCTGCTGACATCCGGCTCCAAAAGGGAAGCAGAGGAGATCTCGCACAGGCGAATCCAGACATCCTGTTCAGCACCGATGGGATGTTAGCCGATGGCGATCCGGTTTTGGATGATGGCAGTGTTTACGATTCCTACCGCTTCAACGGGCAAGCGGGGCAGGTGCTGACCATTCACCTCAACAGCACCGAGTTTGATGCCTATTTACTGGTCATCGATCCAACAGGCAAAATCATTGCGGAGAACGACAACGCCAGTCCAAATAACGGCAATGCTCGGCTTACGGTCACACTGCCTGAAAATTCGGGTTACGCCATCATCGCCAATAGCCGCACTGCCGGAGAACGGGGACGCTACACGCTGGTTGTCACCGCAGGAGAAGGAGAGCTAAGCCCAACGGCAACACGGCAGGCAGAAGGCGATCGCCTCCTGGTTCAAGGACAAGATCACTACCGTAATGGACGACTGCGAGAGGCACTGCCACCCCTGCAACAGGCACTCACCATCTTTCAAGAATTAGGCGATCGCCCCAGTGAAGGCACTACGATTAACACGATCGGACTGGTCTATCGCGGGTTGGGGCAACCCATCCAATCCGTAGAGGCATATCAACAGGGACTCACGATTTTTCAAACACTGCGTCAGGCAGCAGACAGCCAACGTCTGCGCGAGGGAGAAGGAGCCGCATTGATTGGGTTAGGCGCAGGTAATCGGGTCTTAGGGCAATACGAAGAAGCGTTGGACTACTATCAGCAAGCTCTACTCATCTATCGGCTCCCGGCTAACACCCCCCAAGAGCAACGCTCTCAACGTTATGGCGAAGGGGTTCTGCTGGACAATATCGGGGTGGTCTACATCAGCATGGGGCAGTTTTCACGCGCATTAGAGCAACACCGACAAGCCCGTGAGATTTTTCAGGAGATTGGCAACCGTCCTGCTGAAAGCATTGCCCTTAACAACATCGCCGCTGCGTATGAATGGTTGGGGCAATATCCCCAGGCACTTGAGCATTACGAGCAATCTTTAGCCATTAGACAAGAGGCAAATGACCCCATTGGACAAGGCAGCACCCTCGACAATATTGGCTTGGTCTACTCCCGGTTGGGGCAATATCGGGAATCGTTGAATTATCGCCAGCAAGCACTTGAGCTATTTCGGCAAGCGGGCGATCGCACTCAAGAAGCCATCGCTCTCAACAACATCGGCGTTACCTATGGCGATTTGGGCGACGATGACCGGGCATTAGAGGCATTGCAACAAGCCCTGACCCTGTCAGTTGAAACGGGCGATCGCGCTGGACAATCCGTGACCCTCAGCAATCTCGGCTTGTACTATTCGGGTCAGGGAGATTACGCTAAGGCATTAGAGACGTATCAGCAATCGGTAGCAATCGCCCGTGAGGTGGGCAACTTAGCCAACGAAGGGATTGCCCTCAACAATATGGGTTTGGCGTATACCTATCTGGAGCAACCCACTGAAGCGTTGGAATATTTTCAGCAGGCGTTGGCGATCGCCAGAGAGACAGATGACCCCCGTGCAGAGGCGCAAACCCTGTCTAATCTGGGTTATCTCACTCGAGAAACTCAACCGGAACTGGCGATCGTTTTCTACAAGCAATCGATCAACATCACCGAAAGCATTCGGGAGCAGTTGCGCGTGTTGCCTCAAGAACAGCAGGCATCCTTTACAGAAACCGTCGCGGATACCTATCGTCGTCTGGCAGATCTGCTCCTGCAACAGGATCGAGTGTTGGAGGCACAACAAGTCCTGGATCTCCTCAAAATTCAGGAATTGGAAGAATACCTGAACGATATTCGGGGCAATGAGCAAGGGGCGATCGGGCTGGAATATTGGCAAGCCGAGCAGACCATTACAGACCTGCACACCCAAACCCTGGCTCCTGTACAAGAATATTTTCGACTGCAAGCCATCCTCCCAACGGAGCGCACCCCGGAGCAACAGGCGCGACTGGCGGAACTGGGAGAAAGGCTAGAGGTGCAACATAGCTTTAGCCAATTTATCAATACGCCAACGGTAACCCGCCAGATTCAACAACTCCAACGGGTCGCTAAGGGGCAAAACCTCAACCCCGACCAGCTTTATCGCCTGCAAGACGATTTGCGATCGCTCGAACAAAGCACAGTCCTGCTCTATCCTCTCATCCTGGACGATCGCCTGGAACTAGTGCTGATCACGCCTAATGCTCCACCCGTTCGGCGCAGTGTGACCGTGAGCCGAGAGCAACTCAACGCTGTGATTACAGACTTTCGAGGGGATATCACCAACCGCACCCGCAGTTCAACCGATGCAGCGCAACAACTCTATCAATGGTTAATTCAGCCGATTGAAGCTGACCTCCAACAGGCACAGGCAGAAACCATTCTTTATGCTGCTGATGGCACCTTGCGCTACGTTCCTCTCGCGGCTCTTTATGATGGCGATGAGTGGTTGATTCAGCGATTTACGATTAACCACATCACAGCGGCTTCCCTGACCGATTTTTCTTCCAGTCGGCGACTCACCTCTGACTCCATTCGCGTGTTAGCTGCTGCCTTTAGTGACGCCGAGCGACGCTACAACTTTCAGGTCGGGACACGAGACTTTAGCTTCAATGGTTTACCCTACGCCGGAACCGAAGTGGAAAACATTGCTGCCGCTGTTCCCGATACGACGGAACTCTTCAACGACTCCTTTAGCCGTCGCACTGTTGAGCCGCAGTTAAATAACTACACCATTGTTCATCTGGCGACTCATGCGGAGTTTGTCTCCGGTCTGCCAGAGGAGTCGTTTATCTTGTTTGGCAATGGCGATCGCGTCACTCTGCGGGATGTCTCCAACTGGACACTCGAAAATGTTGATCTGGTTGTGCTGAGTGCTTGCAAAACGGCTGTGGGTGGGCAATTGGGAAATGGAGAAGAAATTCTCGGATTTGGTTACCAAATGCAACGCACCGGAGCACGAGCGGCGATCGCCTCCCTCTGGTCAGTGGATGATGGAGGCACCCAAATCCTGATGAACCGCTTCTACGCTGGATTAGAACAGGGGTTAACCAAAGCCGAGGCATTGCGGCAGGCACAAATTGCCCTGATTACGGGCGACATTCCAACATCCGCACCCAATCAAACCCGTCCCCCCTTTCACCGTCCCTACTATTGGGCACCCTTTATCCTCATTGGTAATGGCTTATAAGCCGTTTCAGATCTCCCGCTTCTACGAGCCACCGCAAGATGCTTGAAAGAAGCCGGGGATCGACGCTGAGTGTTGAAAATCACTGGTCAATCTTCAGTAGTAGGGTGTGTGCTCTTACAATAAAGAATTATCGTTCTCATCAAATCGGCTTAATCAGGAGTAAACGGCGTGCCAAAGTCCGTAAAGCATCTGTTGATCGGCTCACCAGAAGCCTATAGTGGTAAATCAGCAATCATTCTGGGAATTGCCCATCGGCTTCAACAACAAGGCTTAAGCATTGCCTACGGTAAACCTTTGGGAACCTGCCTGAGTGAGTCCGAATGTGATGCGATCGACGAAGATGTGCGCTTCATCGCAGAAACCCTAAATCTGACAGACGATCACCTCCGCCCTACCCTGATCTCGCTGGACGAAGCCACCATCAATCGCCGCCTCTCCGGGGAGGACAAAACGGATTATCACACTGCACTGCGAGACTATGCTCAATTGCTTGAAGGCGATCTGGTTTTGCTCGAAGGACCAGGCACTTTAAGCGAAGGTAAGCTGTTTGAGTTGTCCTTGCTGCAAGTCGCTCAGGCGATCGATGCGGCTGTTGTGCTGGTTACCCGATTTCAGTCAGGGCTAGTGGTAGATGCGCTGTTAACGGCTAAAGAGTCACTGGGCGATCGCCTGGTTGGTGTGCTCATCAACGACGTACCCACTGAGCAGTTTGAGTTAGCCAATCGTGACATTAAGGCTTTTTTAGAAGAACATGACATCCCTGTACTAGGCATTCTGCCGCGCAATGACCTGCTGCGAAGTGTCAGCGTTCGAGAACTGGTGCATCAACTCAATGCTGAAGTGCTCTGCCGTCCCGATCGCCTTGATTTAATGGTCGAGAGCCTCAAAATTGGGGCAATGAACGTTAACGCGGCTCTCAAGTATTTCCGCACTTCCTACAACATGGCAGTCGTCACTGGGGGCGATCGCACCGATATTCAAGTCGCGGCTCTCGAAACCTCCACCCATTGCCTCATCCTCACCGGACAAATTCCCCCATTACCCACCGTCGTCAATCGCGCTGAAGAATTGGAGATTCCCATTCTCTCGGTCGATCTCGATACCCTCACCACCGTCGAAATTATCGATCGCACTTTTGGGCGAGTCCGCTTGCATGAACCCGTTAAGGTGCAGTGCATTCGTCAACTCATGGAAAAACATTTTGATAGCGATCGCCTCTTGT is a genomic window containing:
- a CDS encoding DNA double-strand break repair nuclease NurA, translated to MLDLTKLARQMQGISQHLSQEAIASRQRLELAERLLRQASDRQADLVTLQHTWRDRLGFTAAEPVEPLDTRVAISAAPNLHTVLATDGSQIAPSHHEIAYCYLINVGRVALHYGQNRHPLLDSLPEVFYRPEDLYQSRQWGIRTEEWMGYCRTVSEATALAELAEEKNGGDAINQNGGDAINQNGGDAINQNGGDAINQNGGDAINRVPALREQPTLAMVDGSLIHWFLEPLPLEARDRILPPILEAWQRLQRLRIPLVGYLSAARSGESLNFLRLQTCPYEAPDCQSHCPGQTEQAPCQVFAPLRDTALWSLVLEPGQRGALWRSSAKILEWYGDQTIYFCYVNVGAEIARVEFPAWVAEDADLLETALSLTLTQVQKGYGYPVALAEAHNQAVVRGGDRARFFALLEREMIRAGLQNIGTSYKEARKRGSIA
- a CDS encoding tetratricopeptide repeat protein: MRSPLSHFHRFTPAFLLSLALVPIVSAASWGYETRGQMQWRSHSSPLQEHSADIRLQKGSRGDLAQANPDILFSTDGMLADGDPVLDDGSVYDSYRFNGQAGQVLTIHLNSTEFDAYLLVIDPTGKIIAENDNASPNNGNARLTVTLPENSGYAIIANSRTAGERGRYTLVVTAGEGELSPTATRQAEGDRLLVQGQDHYRNGRLREALPPLQQALTIFQELGDRPSEGTTINTIGLVYRGLGQPIQSVEAYQQGLTIFQTLRQAADSQRLREGEGAALIGLGAGNRVLGQYEEALDYYQQALLIYRLPANTPQEQRSQRYGEGVLLDNIGVVYISMGQFSRALEQHRQAREIFQEIGNRPAESIALNNIAAAYEWLGQYPQALEHYEQSLAIRQEANDPIGQGSTLDNIGLVYSRLGQYRESLNYRQQALELFRQAGDRTQEAIALNNIGVTYGDLGDDDRALEALQQALTLSVETGDRAGQSVTLSNLGLYYSGQGDYAKALETYQQSVAIAREVGNLANEGIALNNMGLAYTYLEQPTEALEYFQQALAIARETDDPRAEAQTLSNLGYLTRETQPELAIVFYKQSINITESIREQLRVLPQEQQASFTETVADTYRRLADLLLQQDRVLEAQQVLDLLKIQELEEYLNDIRGNEQGAIGLEYWQAEQTITDLHTQTLAPVQEYFRLQAILPTERTPEQQARLAELGERLEVQHSFSQFINTPTVTRQIQQLQRVAKGQNLNPDQLYRLQDDLRSLEQSTVLLYPLILDDRLELVLITPNAPPVRRSVTVSREQLNAVITDFRGDITNRTRSSTDAAQQLYQWLIQPIEADLQQAQAETILYAADGTLRYVPLAALYDGDEWLIQRFTINHITAASLTDFSSSRRLTSDSIRVLAAAFSDAERRYNFQVGTRDFSFNGLPYAGTEVENIAAAVPDTTELFNDSFSRRTVEPQLNNYTIVHLATHAEFVSGLPEESFILFGNGDRVTLRDVSNWTLENVDLVVLSACKTAVGGQLGNGEEILGFGYQMQRTGARAAIASLWSVDDGGTQILMNRFYAGLEQGLTKAEALRQAQIALITGDIPTSAPNQTRPPFHRPYYWAPFILIGNGL
- a CDS encoding phosphotransacetylase family protein codes for the protein MPKSVKHLLIGSPEAYSGKSAIILGIAHRLQQQGLSIAYGKPLGTCLSESECDAIDEDVRFIAETLNLTDDHLRPTLISLDEATINRRLSGEDKTDYHTALRDYAQLLEGDLVLLEGPGTLSEGKLFELSLLQVAQAIDAAVVLVTRFQSGLVVDALLTAKESLGDRLVGVLINDVPTEQFELANRDIKAFLEEHDIPVLGILPRNDLLRSVSVRELVHQLNAEVLCRPDRLDLMVESLKIGAMNVNAALKYFRTSYNMAVVTGGDRTDIQVAALETSTHCLILTGQIPPLPTVVNRAEELEIPILSVDLDTLTTVEIIDRTFGRVRLHEPVKVQCIRQLMEKHFDSDRLLSQLGLEAFVKA